A stretch of Streptomyces sp. NBC_00250 DNA encodes these proteins:
- a CDS encoding NAD(P)H-binding protein, whose product MTDTTVLVLGGTGKTGRRVVNRLKERGATVRAASRSGDVRFDWDDTSTWEPALAGVDVAYLVDAQDKPGAWDAEAALRELSGLAVAGGVRRLVLLQARVTEPVGGKSLIAGERAVQESGAEWTVLRPNWFFQNFDEGVLLDGVLAGELSLPAGSGREPFVDTEDVAAVAVEALLEDGHAGQTYELSGARALTLDEAVKEIAQATGRDIRYVPVEHQAYVDELVSYDVPADYALFVADLVAQIRDNKNATPTDTVRRVLGREPRDFSDFVKDAAARGVWNV is encoded by the coding sequence ATGACCGACACCACCGTCCTCGTCCTCGGCGGTACGGGAAAGACCGGCCGCCGCGTCGTGAACCGGCTGAAGGAGCGCGGGGCCACCGTCCGCGCGGCCAGCCGCTCCGGGGACGTCCGCTTCGACTGGGACGACACGAGCACCTGGGAGCCCGCGCTCGCCGGCGTCGACGTCGCCTACCTGGTGGACGCGCAGGACAAGCCCGGCGCCTGGGACGCCGAGGCCGCGCTGCGCGAGCTGTCCGGCCTCGCCGTCGCCGGCGGGGTCCGCCGGCTGGTGCTGCTCCAGGCCCGGGTGACCGAGCCGGTCGGCGGCAAGTCGCTGATAGCCGGCGAGCGCGCCGTCCAGGAGTCCGGTGCCGAGTGGACCGTGCTGCGGCCCAACTGGTTCTTCCAGAACTTCGACGAGGGGGTCCTGCTCGACGGCGTCCTCGCCGGTGAACTGTCCCTCCCCGCCGGGTCGGGCCGCGAACCGTTCGTCGACACCGAGGACGTCGCCGCCGTCGCGGTCGAGGCCCTGCTGGAGGACGGCCACGCCGGACAGACCTACGAACTGAGCGGCGCCCGGGCCCTCACCCTGGACGAGGCCGTCAAGGAGATCGCCCAGGCCACCGGCCGGGACATCCGCTACGTCCCCGTCGAGCACCAGGCCTACGTGGACGAGCTCGTGAGCTACGACGTACCCGCCGACTACGCGCTCTTCGTCGCCGATCTCGTCGCCCAGATCCGCGACAACAAGAACGCCACCCCCACCGACACCGTCCGGCGTGTGCTGGGCCGTGAACCCCGGGACTTCTCCGACTTCGTGAAGGACGCCGCCGCGCGGGGCGTCTGGAACGTCTGA
- a CDS encoding BTAD domain-containing putative transcriptional regulator, producing the protein MVATSELVEALWESEDVPATARKILHNAIWGLRTILAENAGPGAHGAPELVTKAPGYMLRVDPDDVDLMAFRRWVTAGRAELAAGSPEEASRLLRKGLDLWGGPLLADLAESGIAWPELDAARRDRLDVLEDLFEAELECGRHHSILGELTMMAEAEPWRERARGQLMLALYRCGRQADALNVYERVRSSLVENLGLEPGHGLRTLQHAILTHDPALAAEATTPLREATTPPGATVTPRGATSPGTPGTTPGATPLTPVPSLLTQQPPAEQPGAAPLVVPRQGNTAVTERIPVSALLVGLRLGSLDEVSPGDIETALLTVEDVITRFGGTVVAAIGSLTLALFGVDGPGDDDPERAVRAALALRERFSVDMQTALRAAVTTGRALVRLSPGAEAGRPSAVGTLLDDGRAMLGRVPDGEVWMSGAARLATAASVAAKSADDSSDAWQVLGLLGDEAAFRTDREHELGVLNGLLDWARHSSVPHLVTVLGAPGVGKSHLLAEFERSIAVQSPAPVRVLTARATGRGEPLAVAGVILARYCGVLAEDAVEVSRAKLAAAVWRLPMAKARRARMYQRLLPLLPPGGSPVDPADRGEVLNVWAELLTAAAAIEPVVVVVDDAHQAADAVLDRLESLSDGAGTAPLLTVATARPELLERRPGWGGGKHRASTLTLLPPRTDRPQEPSAGRPQSPTRGRRIAV; encoded by the coding sequence GTGGTGGCCACGAGCGAGCTCGTGGAAGCCCTCTGGGAATCGGAGGACGTTCCGGCCACCGCCCGGAAGATTCTGCACAACGCGATATGGGGACTGCGGACGATCCTGGCCGAAAACGCCGGCCCCGGGGCCCACGGTGCCCCGGAACTCGTGACCAAAGCGCCCGGATACATGTTGCGTGTCGACCCCGACGACGTGGACCTGATGGCCTTCCGCCGCTGGGTGACCGCAGGCAGGGCCGAACTCGCCGCCGGTTCACCGGAGGAGGCCTCGCGGCTGCTGCGAAAAGGGCTGGACCTGTGGGGAGGCCCGCTCCTCGCCGACCTCGCCGAGTCGGGCATCGCCTGGCCGGAGCTCGACGCCGCCCGCCGGGACCGGCTCGACGTCCTTGAGGACCTCTTCGAAGCCGAACTGGAGTGCGGGCGCCACCATTCGATACTCGGCGAGCTGACGATGATGGCCGAGGCGGAACCCTGGCGAGAACGGGCCCGCGGGCAGCTGATGCTCGCGCTGTACCGCTGCGGACGACAGGCCGACGCCCTGAACGTCTACGAGCGGGTGCGGTCCTCCCTGGTGGAGAACCTCGGCCTGGAACCCGGCCACGGTCTCCGTACGCTCCAGCACGCGATCCTGACCCACGACCCCGCGCTGGCCGCCGAGGCCACCACTCCCCTGCGCGAGGCCACCACTCCCCCGGGCGCAACCGTCACTCCGCGCGGGGCCACCAGCCCGGGAACCCCGGGCACCACCCCGGGGGCCACACCGCTCACCCCGGTCCCCTCGCTCCTCACACAACAACCCCCCGCCGAACAGCCCGGCGCCGCCCCCCTCGTGGTTCCACGTCAGGGCAACACGGCCGTCACCGAGCGGATCCCGGTGAGCGCGCTGCTCGTAGGGCTCAGGCTGGGCAGTCTCGACGAGGTGTCCCCCGGGGACATCGAGACGGCCCTGCTCACCGTCGAGGACGTCATCACCCGGTTCGGCGGCACCGTGGTCGCCGCGATCGGATCGCTCACGCTGGCCCTGTTCGGAGTCGACGGACCCGGGGACGACGATCCCGAGCGGGCCGTCCGGGCCGCCCTGGCTCTGCGCGAGAGGTTCTCGGTCGACATGCAGACGGCCCTCAGGGCGGCGGTGACCACCGGCAGGGCCCTGGTCCGGCTCAGTCCCGGCGCCGAAGCCGGCCGCCCCTCGGCCGTGGGAACGCTGCTGGACGACGGCCGGGCGATGCTGGGCCGGGTACCGGACGGCGAGGTGTGGATGAGCGGCGCGGCGCGCCTCGCGACCGCGGCCTCCGTCGCGGCGAAGTCGGCCGACGACTCCTCCGACGCGTGGCAGGTCCTGGGACTCCTCGGCGACGAAGCCGCCTTCCGTACCGACCGCGAACACGAACTGGGGGTGCTCAACGGTCTGCTGGACTGGGCCCGGCACAGCTCGGTCCCCCACCTGGTGACCGTCCTCGGCGCACCGGGTGTCGGCAAGTCGCATCTGCTGGCGGAGTTCGAGCGCAGCATCGCCGTACAGTCCCCGGCGCCCGTGCGCGTACTGACCGCCCGGGCCACCGGCCGCGGCGAGCCGCTGGCCGTCGCCGGAGTGATCCTGGCCCGCTATTGCGGCGTCCTGGCGGAGGACGCGGTCGAGGTCTCCCGGGCCAAACTCGCCGCGGCCGTGTGGCGTCTGCCCATGGCCAAGGCCCGTCGCGCCCGGATGTACCAGCGTCTCCTGCCGCTCCTGCCCCCGGGCGGCTCTCCGGTGGACCCGGCCGACCGGGGCGAGGTCCTGAACGTATGGGCGGAGCTCCTGACGGCGGCCGCCGCGATCGAACCGGTCGTGGTCGTCGTCGACGACGCCCACCAGGCGGCGGACGCCGTACTGGACCGGCTCGAGTCCCTGTCCGACGGCGCCGGTACGGCCCCGCTGCTCACCGTCGCCACGGCCCGGCCCGAGCTGCTCGAACGCCGCCCCGGCTGGGGCGGCGGAAAGCACCGGGCGTCGACCCTGACGCTGCTGCCGCCGAGGACGGACCGGCCGCAGGAGCCGTCGGCGGGCCGTCCGCAGTCGCCGACGCGCGGACGGAGGATCGCGGTGTGA
- a CDS encoding acyl-CoA dehydrogenase family protein has translation MTTTDSAVTAVLDEVTALVDTLRKSGPEGEERRWIPDENVELLDKAGVYRLAVPRRFGGLEAPVANQVRILSEIARADTATGWVSMIWVSSSWIPSLFPDKAQEEVYGAGRAVRVSTGFTPTGTLTPAGDGSYSLSGSWKWLSGARGSNWAVLSALLVGPDGTPAPFAALVPFSELAIADDWHASYAAGTGSSTATAENVTVPAHRVVSLMEVLSGTTGDRSNTGATGRNYAFIPFFMAQGASAYIGIAKGAYELFLDRLPGRGITYTSWTDQSASPVTQIQVAIAANKIAAAEALQDNWLRRLQEHADAGTSQSVEERATARGTAAFAIQLAKEAVDELFEASGASVIMRDVAFQRFHRDMRGLALHALFAFNPNQEVHGRAILGLAPDTPFL, from the coding sequence ATGACCACGACCGACAGTGCCGTCACCGCGGTGCTGGACGAGGTGACAGCCCTCGTCGACACGCTTCGCAAGAGCGGACCCGAGGGCGAGGAGCGTCGCTGGATCCCGGACGAGAACGTCGAGCTGCTCGACAAGGCCGGCGTGTACCGCCTGGCGGTCCCGCGTCGCTTCGGTGGTCTTGAGGCCCCGGTCGCCAACCAGGTCAGGATCCTGAGCGAGATAGCCCGTGCCGACACGGCCACCGGCTGGGTCTCGATGATCTGGGTGTCCAGCTCGTGGATCCCCAGCCTCTTCCCCGACAAGGCCCAGGAGGAGGTGTACGGCGCCGGCCGCGCGGTGCGCGTCTCCACGGGCTTCACCCCCACCGGCACGCTGACCCCGGCGGGCGACGGTTCGTACAGCCTCAGCGGCTCCTGGAAGTGGCTCTCCGGCGCCCGCGGTTCGAACTGGGCCGTGCTGTCCGCCCTGCTCGTCGGCCCCGACGGCACCCCGGCCCCCTTCGCCGCCCTCGTCCCCTTCAGCGAGCTGGCCATCGCCGACGACTGGCACGCCTCGTACGCCGCCGGCACGGGCAGCTCCACGGCCACCGCCGAGAACGTGACGGTCCCGGCCCACCGGGTGGTCAGCCTGATGGAGGTGCTCTCCGGCACCACCGGCGACCGCTCGAACACCGGGGCCACCGGGCGCAACTACGCCTTCATCCCCTTCTTCATGGCCCAGGGCGCCTCCGCCTACATCGGGATCGCCAAGGGTGCCTACGAGCTGTTCCTCGACCGCCTTCCGGGCCGCGGCATCACCTACACCTCCTGGACCGACCAGAGCGCCTCTCCGGTCACCCAGATCCAGGTCGCCATCGCCGCCAACAAGATCGCGGCCGCCGAGGCGCTCCAGGACAACTGGCTGCGCCGGCTCCAGGAGCACGCCGACGCCGGTACGAGCCAGTCCGTGGAGGAGCGGGCCACCGCCCGTGGCACCGCTGCCTTCGCCATCCAGCTCGCGAAGGAGGCCGTCGACGAGCTGTTCGAGGCCAGCGGCGCCTCGGTGATCATGCGCGACGTGGCGTTCCAGCGCTTCCACCGGGACATGCGGGGCCTGGCCCTGCACGCGCTGTTCGCCTTCAACCCCAACCAGGAAGTGCACGGACGGGCCATCCTCGGGCTCGCCCCCGACACCCCGTTCCTGTGA
- a CDS encoding NAD(P)-dependent oxidoreductase — protein MVDNEAEAEVTILGLGLMGRAIAAALLRAGRSTTVWNRTPGRDGDLITQGARVAPSAAAALSATDGLVIVCLKDHEAVRSVLDPLGEALSGRTVVNLTSSTSDQARELAAWVGDRGAAYLDGAIMAVPETMGGPEAVLLHSGDEQVFDTHLPVLRDLGTCLHLGTDPGLAALHDVALLNIMWGVLNSFLHGAALVGTAKVPAAEFAVLANQWISSVTEFVSAYAEQIDADAPVARDATLDTHAAAMDHLVQESEAAGVDVSLPRFFRGLVAETVAKGRGGDSYAAVVDRFRPRP, from the coding sequence ATGGTCGACAACGAAGCCGAAGCGGAAGTAACAATTCTGGGTCTTGGCCTGATGGGGCGGGCGATCGCCGCCGCGCTCCTGCGGGCCGGCCGTTCCACCACGGTGTGGAACCGGACCCCCGGAAGGGACGGGGACCTGATCACCCAGGGCGCCCGGGTCGCGCCCTCCGCGGCCGCGGCCTTATCGGCGACCGACGGCCTCGTGATCGTATGCCTCAAGGACCACGAGGCGGTCCGGTCCGTCCTCGACCCCCTGGGGGAGGCCCTGAGCGGGCGCACCGTCGTCAACCTGACGTCCAGCACCTCCGACCAGGCCCGCGAGCTCGCCGCCTGGGTCGGCGACCGGGGAGCCGCCTACCTCGACGGGGCGATCATGGCCGTCCCGGAGACCATGGGAGGACCCGAGGCGGTCCTGCTCCACAGCGGGGACGAGCAGGTCTTCGACACGCACCTGCCGGTCCTGCGTGACCTGGGCACCTGCCTGCACCTCGGTACGGATCCCGGTCTTGCCGCCCTTCACGACGTGGCCCTGCTCAACATCATGTGGGGCGTGCTGAACAGCTTCCTGCACGGGGCGGCGCTCGTGGGCACGGCGAAGGTCCCGGCCGCCGAGTTCGCCGTCCTGGCCAACCAGTGGATCTCCTCGGTCACCGAGTTCGTCTCCGCCTACGCCGAACAGATCGACGCCGACGCGCCCGTGGCCCGGGACGCCACCCTCGACACCCACGCCGCCGCCATGGACCACCTGGTGCAGGAGAGCGAGGCGGCCGGGGTGGACGTCTCGCTGCCTCGGTTCTTCCGTGGCCTGGTCGCCGAGACGGTCGCGAAGGGCCGGGGCGGCGACAGCTACGCGGCCGTCGTCGACCGCTTCCGCCCACGTCCCTGA
- a CDS encoding pyridoxamine 5'-phosphate oxidase family protein, translated as MATTVESFSEIEDKFNSYIQDIVYCTMITVDKKSRPRARVLLPIWEVVDGKPVGWLAAYKTPVKVAHLANNPHTTYSYWNPRQNAVFIDSVSTWAEDQETRQYAWDLYRKGSPAGVGYNPLNFWRGGPEDPKYHVLRIDPWRVQVLRGSDLSSRIWTDESRR; from the coding sequence ATGGCTACCACCGTGGAATCCTTCTCGGAAATCGAAGACAAATTCAATTCCTACATCCAGGACATCGTCTACTGCACCATGATCACAGTGGACAAGAAATCGCGCCCCCGGGCGCGTGTCCTGCTGCCCATCTGGGAAGTGGTCGACGGAAAGCCGGTCGGCTGGCTCGCCGCCTACAAGACGCCCGTCAAGGTGGCGCATCTGGCCAACAACCCGCACACCACCTACTCGTACTGGAACCCCCGCCAGAACGCGGTGTTCATCGACAGCGTCTCCACATGGGCCGAGGACCAGGAGACCCGGCAGTACGCGTGGGACCTCTACCGCAAGGGAAGCCCCGCGGGCGTCGGGTACAACCCGCTCAACTTCTGGCGCGGCGGACCTGAGGACCCCAAGTACCACGTCCTGCGCATCGACCCGTGGAGGGTGCAGGTGCTGCGCGGCTCGGACCTCAGCAGCCGCATCTGGACGGACGAGAGCCGGCGCTGA